A single genomic interval of Ramlibacter pinisoli harbors:
- a CDS encoding ABC transporter substrate-binding protein produces MSTRRLVLARSAAVVGAASTGLLLPQIVRAQSSKVRVGFMLPYTGTFAQLGVAIENGVRMAIGERGGKLGGRDIEWFKVDDESEPSKGVENANRLVQRDKVDVLIGTVHSGVQMGIQRVARESGVLNLIPNAGVHAATRALCAPNVFRTSFTNSQPTLALGKPMVDKGLKKAVWITWKYAAGDEAFEGFKDSYTKAGGTIVKELGLPFPNVEFQALLTEIASLKPDAVACFFAGGGAAKFIRDYAAAGLKDKIPLWGSGFLTEGVLDAAGPAADGIMTTMHYSDSLDTPRNNQFRLEYAKAFRMQPDVYAVQGYDTGLLLAQGAAAVKGDIGNKQALYKALETQTIDSPRGKWSMSKAHNPVQDIYLRRVENKENKVIGVAAKALADSGAGCKIA; encoded by the coding sequence ATGTCCACCCGCCGTCTCGTCCTCGCCCGCAGCGCCGCCGTCGTCGGCGCCGCATCCACCGGCCTGCTGCTGCCGCAGATCGTGCGCGCGCAGTCCAGCAAGGTGCGCGTGGGCTTCATGCTGCCCTACACCGGCACCTTCGCGCAGCTGGGCGTCGCGATCGAGAACGGCGTGCGCATGGCCATCGGCGAGAGGGGCGGCAAGCTCGGCGGACGCGACATCGAGTGGTTCAAGGTCGACGACGAATCCGAGCCGTCCAAGGGCGTCGAGAACGCCAACCGCCTCGTGCAGCGCGACAAGGTCGACGTGCTGATCGGCACCGTCCACTCGGGCGTGCAGATGGGCATCCAGCGCGTCGCGCGCGAATCGGGCGTGCTCAACCTCATCCCCAATGCCGGCGTCCACGCCGCCACGCGCGCCCTGTGCGCGCCCAACGTGTTCCGCACCTCGTTCACCAACAGCCAGCCCACGCTGGCCCTGGGCAAGCCCATGGTCGACAAGGGCCTGAAGAAGGCCGTCTGGATCACCTGGAAGTACGCCGCCGGCGACGAGGCCTTCGAGGGCTTCAAGGACAGCTACACCAAGGCGGGCGGCACCATCGTCAAGGAACTGGGCCTGCCCTTCCCGAACGTCGAATTCCAGGCCCTGCTTACCGAGATCGCCTCGCTCAAGCCCGATGCCGTGGCCTGCTTCTTCGCCGGCGGCGGCGCCGCCAAGTTCATCCGCGACTACGCGGCGGCCGGCCTGAAGGACAAGATCCCGCTGTGGGGGTCGGGCTTCCTCACCGAAGGCGTGCTCGATGCGGCCGGCCCCGCGGCCGACGGCATCATGACCACCATGCACTACAGCGACTCGCTGGACACGCCGCGCAACAACCAGTTCCGCCTCGAATACGCCAAGGCCTTCCGCATGCAGCCCGACGTCTACGCCGTCCAGGGCTACGACACCGGCCTGCTGCTCGCGCAGGGCGCCGCCGCCGTCAAGGGCGACATCGGCAACAAGCAGGCCCTGTACAAGGCGCTGGAGACCCAGACCATCGACAGCCCGCGCGGCAAGTGGAGCATGAGCAAGGCGCACAACCCGGTGCAGGACATCTACCTGCGCCGCGTCGAGAA